From one Cucurbita pepo subsp. pepo cultivar mu-cu-16 chromosome LG17, ASM280686v2, whole genome shotgun sequence genomic stretch:
- the LOC111778355 gene encoding G-type lectin S-receptor-like serine/threonine-protein kinase CES101, translated as MAMATWNQTPFDCFIILLLLVAFSNAQSDVLTQGQELTPGSWLISATGAFSLGFYSPSLLNNSHIAIWYEGDPKNPVWIANPNFAFPRDFGMPCLTIDSNGSLKIVPKQRNGHAYSFYLYEAEEPMNSSAILLDNGNFILGVLNPDGSIKQQLWQSFDHPTDTLLPGMKIGINHKTGSTWSITSQRGDYSVLSGSFTLTMNPNNTNQLLLLHRGAIFWTSGNWRDGRFEFSEELSSINNQEFVFRRFSNENETFFNYSTSNLNNGVIEIQPRLRLVNDGRLVGSKWDLKVECPYFENELFEVAKGVSGDGCVGKKQHKVPECRNPPKRFSTTQRFGNMERNSLRYSDSENLTIYDCEKICISSCGCIAFSSTNEEGTGCETWNVGAMFVPGKGSRRIIWSIQETEGKVPAGKKRVWLEVTIGVIVPTTLLLLCFIFYLKWKTQIHKAIRKLRKDSEHQNFLQQMGAKSNSSNILKTKNKQRRDIKNSELQFFTFENVVSATNNFADNCRLGEGGFGPVYKGSLDDGQEVAIKRLSKNSGQGQEEFKNEAMLIAKLQHTNLVRLIGCCIHKEERLLVYEYMPNKSLDSFLFDPVRNLVLDWDKRLHIIQGIIQGLLYLHTYSRLRIVHRDLKVSNILLDDEMNAKISDFGMARIFKPTEQEANTSHIVGTYGYISPEFVMGGTFSIKSDVYSFGVLLLEIITAQKNYNNYDVGRPINLIGHAWELWMEGRGEELIDSTLYNSDQKQKALRCIHVSLLCVQQMPADRPTMLDVHSMILNDTTQLPLPKQPPFFITQNAKLEGMIDGTEIKSESTTEIRSSNNMSVSIMVAR; from the exons ATGGCCATGGCGACTTGGAATCAAACTCCCTTTGATTGCTTCATCATCCTGCTTTTGCTTGTAGCGTTTTCAAACGCTCAATCTGATGTATTGACACAAGGCCAGGAACTAACACCTGGGTCTTGGCTAATCTCAGCCACAGGGGCTTTTTCCCTCGGGTTTTACAGTCCTAGTCTACTCAACAACAGTCACATAGCCATTTGGTATGAAGGAGATCCAAAGAACCCAGTGTGGATAGCCAATCCAAATTTTGCATTTCCCAGAGATTTTGGGATGCCCTGTCTCACAATCGACAGCAACGGCAGCTTGAAGATTGTAcctaaacaaagaaatggacATGCCTATAGTTTCTATCTCTATGAAGCTGAAGAGCCCATGAACAGCAGCGCCATTCTACTCGACAATGGCAATTTTATATTAGGTGTGTTGAATCCTGATGGGTCAATCAAGCAACAGCTATGGCAGAGCTTTGATCATCCAACCGACACTCTTCTACCTGGGATGAAAATTGGGATCAATCATAAAACTGGATCTACTTGGTCTATAACATCACAAAGAGGAGATTATTCTGTTCTATCAGGGTCTTTCACACTCACAATGAATCCCAACAATACAAACCAGTTACTGCTATTACATAGAGGAGCTATTTTCTGGACTAGTGGAAACTGGCGGGATGGCCGGTTTGAATTCTCAGAAGAACTTTCAAGCATCAACAATCAAGAATTCGTGTTCAGGCGATTTTCGAATGAGAATGAGACCTTCTTCAATTACTCAACCTCCAACTTGAACAATGGAGTGATTGAAATTCAACCCCGGTTGAGATTGGTAAACGATGGAAGATTGGTGGGGAGTAAGTGGGATTTGAAAGTTGAATGTCCCTATTTTGAGAACGAGTTGTTTGAGGTGGCTAAGGGTGTTTCTGGAGATGGGTGTGTGGGGAAGAAGCAGCACAAAGTACCAGAATGTCGAAATCCGCCGAAACGATTTTCGACCACGCAGAGATTTGGTAACATGGAGAGAAATAGTTTGAGATACAGTGACAGtgagaatctcacaatttatgATTGTGAAAAGATATGCATTTCAAGCTGTGGTTGCATAGCTTTTAGTTCTACGAATGAAGAAGGCACTGGCTGTGAGACATGGAATGTGGGAGCAATGTTTGTTCCTGGGAAGGGAAGCAGGCGGATTATTTGGTCCATTCAGGAGACTGAAGGGAAAG TTCCTGcaggaaaaaaaagggtatGGTTGGAAGTAACAATCGGTGTAATAGTACCTACAACTCTTCTCCTattgtgttttattttctatctcaaatGGAAAACACAAATACACAAAG CTATAAGAAAACTGAGGAAGGATTCAGagcatcaaaattttctacaaCAAATGGGGGCCAAATCTAATAGTTCTAACATTCTGAAAACTAAGAACAAGCAGAGAAGAGATATAAAGAACTCCGAACTGCAGTTCTTCACATTTGAAAATGTAGTTTCTGCAACAAATAATTTCGCTGACAATTGTAGGCTGGGAGAAGGTGGTTTTGGACCCGTTTATAAG GGAAGTTTGGATGATGGCCAAGAAGTTGCTATTAAGAGACTGTCAAAGAATTCCGGACAAGGACAAGAGGAGTTTAAGAATGAAGCCATGCTGATTGCCAAACTGCAACACACTAATCTGGTTAGGCTTATTGGTTGCTGCATTCATAAAGAAGAGAGATTATTGGTGTACGAGTACATGCCCAACAAAAGCCTTGACTCCTTCCTCTTTG ATCCAGTGAGAAATTTAGTACTAGATTGGGACAAACGACTGCACATAATCCAAGGGATAATTCAAGGACTACTTTACCTTCACACCTATTCTAGATTACGAATAGTTCATCGAGATTTAAAAGTTAGCAACATCTTGcttgatgatgaaatgaatGCAAAAATATCGGATTTTGGCATGGCTAGAATCTTTAAGCCCACGGAACAAGAAGCAAATACTAGTCACATTGTTGGTACATA TGGTTATATATCACCTGAATTTGTAATGGGCGGTACTTTCTCGATAAAATCAGATGTCTACAGCTTTGGAGTGCTGTTATTAGAGATCATAACAGCTCAAAAAAACTACAACAATTATGACGTTGGACGGCCTATCAATCTCATAGGACAT GCATGGGAACTGTGGATGGAAGGCAGAGGAGAAGAACTGATTGATTCAACTTTGTACAACTCCGATCAGAAACAAAAAGCTCTAAGATGCATCCATGTTAGTCTTCTATGCGTCCAACAAATGCCAGCAGATAGACCTACCATGCTTGATGTTCATTCCATGATTCTTAATGATACTACTCAACTTCCATTGCCTAAACAGCCTCCATTTTTCATCACCCAGAACGCCAAATTGGAAGGGATGATAGATGGCACAGAGATCAAATCAGAATCAACAACAGAAATACGTTCTTCGAATAACATGTCAGTCTCTATTATGGTTGCCAGATGA
- the LOC111778241 gene encoding (6-4)DNA photolyase — protein MRAAIQPFSLHCSTSNKFMASNSSSLLWFRKGIRIHDNPALEYAAKSANFLYPVFVIDPHYMKPDPSAFSPGSSRAGLNRIQFLLESLVDLDMNLKKLGSRLLVLHGEPGEVLIRCLEEWNVKKLCFEYDTDPYYQALDSRVQNHASAAGVEVFSPVSHTLFNPADIIQKNGGRPPLSYQSFLKLAGEPSWARAPLSTTVSSLPPVGDTGRSQILDVPTIKDLGYEDMEKVEWTPFRGGETEALKRLEESLSNKDWVAKFEKPKGDPSAFLKPATTVLSPYLKFGCLSSRYFYQRVQDIYKNVKGHTTPPVSLVGQLLWREFFYTAAFGTPNFDRMKDNKICKQIPWKDDNELLAAWRDARTGFPWIDAIMVQLRRWGWMHHLARHCVACFLTRGDLFVHWEKGRDVFERLLIDSDWAINNGNWMWLSCSSFFYQYNRIYSPVTFGKKYDPNGDYIRHFLPVLKDMPKQYIYEPWTAPLSIQKKAKCIIGKDYPEPVVSHDIATKDCRRKMAEAYELNKRLNGMISEDDLENLKRSLDEEQSQKVQTKRKRQTLIDWIQAP, from the exons ATGCGGGCGGCGATTCAACCATTTTCTCTTCACTGTTCGACTTCCAACAAGTTCATGGCGTCTAATTCGAGCTCTTTGCTCTGGTTTCGAAAGGGCATAAGGATTCACGACAATCCGGCGCTTGAATATGCGGCTAAGAGCgccaattttctctatcccgTTTTCGTCATCGATCCACATTACATGAAGCCTGATCCCTCGGCGTTTTCCCCTGGATCGTCTAGGGCTGGACTGAACCGTATTCAGTTCCTTCTTGAGAGCCTCGTGGACCTGGATATGAACCTCAAGAAGCTCGGCTCGCGCTTGCTGGTTCTTCACGGGGAGCCTGGTGAGGTATTGATTCGCTGCTTGGAAGAG TGGAATGTCAAGAAGCTTTGCTTCGAGTATGATACGGATCCTTACTACCAGGCTTTAGACAGTAGAGTTCAA AACCATGCGTCTGCTGCTGGGGTTGAAGTCTTCTCTCCTGTGAGCCATACTCTGTTCAATCCGGCAGACATTATTCAAAAG AATGGGGGCAGGCCACCTCTGAGTTATCAATCCTTCCTAAAACTTGCTGGCGAGCCCTCTTGGGCACGTGCCCCTCTGTCTACCACAGTTTCTTCACTTCCTCCTGTTGGCGACACCGGAAGATCTCAGATTTTAGATGTTCCAACAATTAAAGACCTTGGTTATGAAGACATGGAAAAG GTTGAATGGACTCCTTTTAGAGGAGGTGAAACGGAAGCCTTGAAGAGGCTAGAAGAATCATTGAGTAACAAG GATTGGGTGGCAAAGTTTGAGAAACCCAAAGGTGATCCATCTGCGTTTTTAAAGCCAGCTACAACTGTCTTATCGCCCTATCTGAAA TTTGGGTGTCTCTCTTCCAGGTACTTCTATCAACGTGTTcaagatatatataaaaatgtcaAAGGGCATACAACACCTCCAGTTTCCCTTGTTGGACAG CTTCTATGGCGAGAGTTTTTCTATACTGCAGCTTTTGGAACGCCTAATTTTGACCGGATGAAGGATAATAAAATATGCAAACAG ATACCTTGGAAAGATGACAATGAACTCTTGGCGGCATGGAGAGATGCAAGAACAGGATTTCCTTGGATTGATGCTATCATGGTTCAG CTTCGTAGATGGGGTTGGATGCACCACCTAGCACGACATTGTGTTGCATGTTTCCTAACTCGCGGAGATCTG TTTGTTCACTGGGAGAAAGGTCGTGATGTGTTCGAGAGGCTTTTGATTGATTCAGATTGGGCTATTAACAATGGAAATTGGATGTGGTTATCgtgttcatcatttttttatcag TATAATCGTATATACTCTCCTGTCACATTCGGAAAGAAGTATGACCCGAACGGTGACTACATTAGGCATTTTCTTCCGGTCTTAAAAG ACATGCCCAAGCAGTACATATACGAGCCATGGACAGCTCCTCTCAGCATCCAAAAGAAGGCAAAGTGCATCATCGGTAAAGACTACCCAGAGCCAG tgGTATCACATGATATAGCTACCAAAGATTGCAGGAGGAAGATGGCTGAAGCATACGAACTAAACAAAAGATTGAATGGTATGATAAGTGAAGATGATTTGGAGAACTTGAAACGAAGTTTAGATGAGGAACAAAGCCAAAAGGTTCAAACGAAACGGAAAAGACAAACCCTCATTGACTGGATTCAAGCACCATAG
- the LOC111778157 gene encoding uncharacterized protein LOC111778157 isoform X2, which translates to MRLRKGDQVEVYSQEEVSSGSWSCAEIVSGNGRTYSVRYFQTEEAVEKVPRWAIRPCPPPVEGPNVWAAGDLAEAFHNSSWKQARIMQIIGVNCYLARLLGSPLDVLVSQSYLRLRQAWRDGQWFLLGKAFEDLGSLPGNKQTVPDMVKSKVQQLVTALPTRHQRRPLLEKSKKHTVSILKRKITKKDVTYLPSLAKTTKLCLTRELSRVRLSSTFPAVNTEVATGYVGLREDNLIPRTSNYIHTVSCASSVGSNNSTDDFFKEEDMRKKIHAPMRKYRLDSTAAYALHLRKIWVPSLVMTWNNLEALRAFSRRWLWIILGSFFHVDHHGISHPNSCKYAYGKPFDE; encoded by the exons ATGAGACTAAGGAAGGGGGATCAAGTTGAGGTTTATAGCCAGGAGGAGGTTTCGAGTGGTTCATGGAGTTGTGCTGAAATTGTTTCCGGTAATGGCCGTACGTATAGCGTAAGATATTTTCAGACGGAGGAAGCGGTGGAGAAGGTGCCGAGGTGGGCGATAAGGCCCTGTCCTCCCCCCGTAGAAGGACCAAATGTTTGGGCTGCTGGTGATCTTGCTGAAGCGTTCCACAATTCCTCTTGGAAACAAGCAAGAATAATGCAGATCATTGGGGTTAATTGCTATCTAGCAAGACTACTTGGATCACCATTAGATGTTTTGGTTAGCCAATCTTATTTGAGATTGCGACAGGCATGGCGCGACGGCCAATGGTTTCTCCTAGGAAAG GCCTTTGAAGATTTGGGTTCATTGCCTGGAAATAAGCAGACAGTTCCAGACATGGTGAAAAGTAAGGTTCAACAGCTAGTAACGGCTCTTCCTACCAGACATCAGAGAAGGCCTTTGCttgaaaagtccaaaaaacaCACAGTGTCTAtcctgaaaaggaaaatcactAAGAAAGATGTTACGTATTTGCCTTCTTTAGCAAAAACTACTAAACTGTGCTTAACACGAGAGTTGAGTAGGGTTAGATTGAGCTCCACCTTTCCTGCTGTAAATACCGAAGTTGCTACAGGTTATGTTGGTTTGAGAGAGGACAACCTTATTCCAAGAACCTCAAATTACATTCACACAGTTAGCTGTGCTTCCTCTGTTGGTAGTAATAATTCCACTGATGATTTTTTCAAG GAAGAGGACATGAGGAAGAAAATTCATGCTCCGATGAGGAAGTATCGGTTGGATTCCACAG CTGCCTATGCGCTTCATTTGAGGAAAATATGGGTACCTTCCCTTGTTATGACATGGAATAACTTGGAGGCTTTGAGGGCTTTCTCAAGACGGTGGCTGTGGATTATACTTGGCTCCTTTTTCCATGTAGACCACCATGGGATATCACATCCAAATTCTTGCAAATACGCTTACGGCAAGCCATTTGATGA GTGA
- the LOC111778157 gene encoding uncharacterized protein LOC111778157 isoform X3, whose amino-acid sequence MRLRKGDQVEVYSQEEVSSGSWSCAEIVSGNGRTYSVRYFQTEEAVEKVPRWAIRPCPPPVEGPNVWAAGDLAEAFHNSSWKQARIMQIIGVNCYLARLLGSPLDVLVSQSYLRLRQAWRDGQWFLLGKAFEDLGSLPGNKQTVPDMVKSKVQQLVTALPTRHQRRPLLEKSKKHTVSILKRKITKKDVTYLPSLAKTTKLCLTRELSRVRLSSTFPAVNTEVATGYVGLREDNLIPRTSNYIHTVSCASSVGSNNSTDDFFKEEDMRKKIHAPMRKYRLDSTAYALHLRKIWVPSLVMTWNNLEALRAFSRRWLWIILGSFFHVDHHGISHPNSCKYAYGKPFDE is encoded by the exons ATGAGACTAAGGAAGGGGGATCAAGTTGAGGTTTATAGCCAGGAGGAGGTTTCGAGTGGTTCATGGAGTTGTGCTGAAATTGTTTCCGGTAATGGCCGTACGTATAGCGTAAGATATTTTCAGACGGAGGAAGCGGTGGAGAAGGTGCCGAGGTGGGCGATAAGGCCCTGTCCTCCCCCCGTAGAAGGACCAAATGTTTGGGCTGCTGGTGATCTTGCTGAAGCGTTCCACAATTCCTCTTGGAAACAAGCAAGAATAATGCAGATCATTGGGGTTAATTGCTATCTAGCAAGACTACTTGGATCACCATTAGATGTTTTGGTTAGCCAATCTTATTTGAGATTGCGACAGGCATGGCGCGACGGCCAATGGTTTCTCCTAGGAAAG GCCTTTGAAGATTTGGGTTCATTGCCTGGAAATAAGCAGACAGTTCCAGACATGGTGAAAAGTAAGGTTCAACAGCTAGTAACGGCTCTTCCTACCAGACATCAGAGAAGGCCTTTGCttgaaaagtccaaaaaacaCACAGTGTCTAtcctgaaaaggaaaatcactAAGAAAGATGTTACGTATTTGCCTTCTTTAGCAAAAACTACTAAACTGTGCTTAACACGAGAGTTGAGTAGGGTTAGATTGAGCTCCACCTTTCCTGCTGTAAATACCGAAGTTGCTACAGGTTATGTTGGTTTGAGAGAGGACAACCTTATTCCAAGAACCTCAAATTACATTCACACAGTTAGCTGTGCTTCCTCTGTTGGTAGTAATAATTCCACTGATGATTTTTTCAAG GAAGAGGACATGAGGAAGAAAATTCATGCTCCGATGAGGAAGTATCGGTTGGATTCCACAG CCTATGCGCTTCATTTGAGGAAAATATGGGTACCTTCCCTTGTTATGACATGGAATAACTTGGAGGCTTTGAGGGCTTTCTCAAGACGGTGGCTGTGGATTATACTTGGCTCCTTTTTCCATGTAGACCACCATGGGATATCACATCCAAATTCTTGCAAATACGCTTACGGCAAGCCATTTGATGAGTAA
- the LOC111778157 gene encoding uncharacterized protein LOC111778157 isoform X4, with translation MRLRKGDQVEVYSQEEVSSGSWSCAEIVSGNGRTYSVRYFQTEEAVEKVPRWAIRPCPPPVEGPNVWAAGDLAEAFHNSSWKQARIMQIIGVNCYLARLLGSPLDVLVSQSYLRLRQAWRDGQWFLLGKAFEDLGSLPGNKQTVPDMVKSKVQQLVTALPTRHQRRPLLEKSKKHTVSILKRKITKKDVTYLPSLAKTTKLCLTRELSRVRLSSTFPAVNTEVATGYVGLREDNLIPRTSNYIHTVSCASSVGSNNSTDDFFKVPFNSVARSKQVKDEDYCSDAESFTGRGHEEENSCSDEEVSVGFHSLCASFEENMGTFPCYDME, from the exons ATGAGACTAAGGAAGGGGGATCAAGTTGAGGTTTATAGCCAGGAGGAGGTTTCGAGTGGTTCATGGAGTTGTGCTGAAATTGTTTCCGGTAATGGCCGTACGTATAGCGTAAGATATTTTCAGACGGAGGAAGCGGTGGAGAAGGTGCCGAGGTGGGCGATAAGGCCCTGTCCTCCCCCCGTAGAAGGACCAAATGTTTGGGCTGCTGGTGATCTTGCTGAAGCGTTCCACAATTCCTCTTGGAAACAAGCAAGAATAATGCAGATCATTGGGGTTAATTGCTATCTAGCAAGACTACTTGGATCACCATTAGATGTTTTGGTTAGCCAATCTTATTTGAGATTGCGACAGGCATGGCGCGACGGCCAATGGTTTCTCCTAGGAAAG GCCTTTGAAGATTTGGGTTCATTGCCTGGAAATAAGCAGACAGTTCCAGACATGGTGAAAAGTAAGGTTCAACAGCTAGTAACGGCTCTTCCTACCAGACATCAGAGAAGGCCTTTGCttgaaaagtccaaaaaacaCACAGTGTCTAtcctgaaaaggaaaatcactAAGAAAGATGTTACGTATTTGCCTTCTTTAGCAAAAACTACTAAACTGTGCTTAACACGAGAGTTGAGTAGGGTTAGATTGAGCTCCACCTTTCCTGCTGTAAATACCGAAGTTGCTACAGGTTATGTTGGTTTGAGAGAGGACAACCTTATTCCAAGAACCTCAAATTACATTCACACAGTTAGCTGTGCTTCCTCTGTTGGTAGTAATAATTCCACTGATGATTTTTTCAAGGTGCCATTTAATTCTGTAGCTCGTAGTAAACAAGTCAAGGATGAGGATTATTGCAGTGATGCTGAATCATTTACAGGAAGAGGACATGAGGAAGAAAATTCATGCTCCGATGAGGAAGTATCGGTTGGATTCCACAG CCTATGCGCTTCATTTGAGGAAAATATGGGTACCTTCCCTTGTTATGACATGGAATAA
- the LOC111778157 gene encoding uncharacterized protein LOC111778157 isoform X1: MRLRKGDQVEVYSQEEVSSGSWSCAEIVSGNGRTYSVRYFQTEEAVEKVPRWAIRPCPPPVEGPNVWAAGDLAEAFHNSSWKQARIMQIIGVNCYLARLLGSPLDVLVSQSYLRLRQAWRDGQWFLLGKAFEDLGSLPGNKQTVPDMVKSKVQQLVTALPTRHQRRPLLEKSKKHTVSILKRKITKKDVTYLPSLAKTTKLCLTRELSRVRLSSTFPAVNTEVATGYVGLREDNLIPRTSNYIHTVSCASSVGSNNSTDDFFKVPFNSVARSKQVKDEDYCSDAESFTGRGHEEENSCSDEEVSVGFHRSELSVFRSFIRVLYASGPLSWEDEGQVSSIRASLHISNDEYLTELKNLMSAAKKTSV; encoded by the exons ATGAGACTAAGGAAGGGGGATCAAGTTGAGGTTTATAGCCAGGAGGAGGTTTCGAGTGGTTCATGGAGTTGTGCTGAAATTGTTTCCGGTAATGGCCGTACGTATAGCGTAAGATATTTTCAGACGGAGGAAGCGGTGGAGAAGGTGCCGAGGTGGGCGATAAGGCCCTGTCCTCCCCCCGTAGAAGGACCAAATGTTTGGGCTGCTGGTGATCTTGCTGAAGCGTTCCACAATTCCTCTTGGAAACAAGCAAGAATAATGCAGATCATTGGGGTTAATTGCTATCTAGCAAGACTACTTGGATCACCATTAGATGTTTTGGTTAGCCAATCTTATTTGAGATTGCGACAGGCATGGCGCGACGGCCAATGGTTTCTCCTAGGAAAG GCCTTTGAAGATTTGGGTTCATTGCCTGGAAATAAGCAGACAGTTCCAGACATGGTGAAAAGTAAGGTTCAACAGCTAGTAACGGCTCTTCCTACCAGACATCAGAGAAGGCCTTTGCttgaaaagtccaaaaaacaCACAGTGTCTAtcctgaaaaggaaaatcactAAGAAAGATGTTACGTATTTGCCTTCTTTAGCAAAAACTACTAAACTGTGCTTAACACGAGAGTTGAGTAGGGTTAGATTGAGCTCCACCTTTCCTGCTGTAAATACCGAAGTTGCTACAGGTTATGTTGGTTTGAGAGAGGACAACCTTATTCCAAGAACCTCAAATTACATTCACACAGTTAGCTGTGCTTCCTCTGTTGGTAGTAATAATTCCACTGATGATTTTTTCAAGGTGCCATTTAATTCTGTAGCTCGTAGTAAACAAGTCAAGGATGAGGATTATTGCAGTGATGCTGAATCATTTACAGGAAGAGGACATGAGGAAGAAAATTCATGCTCCGATGAGGAAGTATCGGTTGGATTCCACAGGTCAGAGCTAAGTGTATTTCGTTCTTTTATTAGGGTATTGTATGCTTCAGGACCTTTAAGTTGGGAAGACGAAGGACAGGTTTCAAGCATTCGTGCTTCACTCCACATATCAAATGATGAATATTTGACGGAGCTGAAAAATCTAATGTCTGCTGCTAAAAAGACATCTGTATGA
- the LOC111778781 gene encoding uncharacterized protein LOC111778781: MATNLPVFHVAPIRASSSGKSEPNRRKAAAPKWWSPIFGWSSEPDYIGSSAADQLVQNADPELDGGRPKSKFLPGCFTEEKAKLLRMKTLESSTFHDIMYHSAIASRLASDLSDRSKE; this comes from the coding sequence ATGGCGACCAATCTTCCCGTTTTCCATGTCGCTCCGATAAGGGCTTCGTCATCTGGAAAATCCGAACCTAATCGCCGGAAGGCTGCCGCGCCAAAGTGGTGGTCACCGATCTTTGGATGGTCCTCCGAGCCGGACTACATCGGTTCTTCCGCCGCGGATCAGCTTGTTCAGAATGCCGATCCAGAGCTCGACGGCGGACGACCGAAATCCAAATTCCTGCCAGGCTGCTTCACGGAGGAGAAGGCGAAACTACTCCGGATGAAGACGCTGGAGAGCTCTACTTTTCATGACATTATGTATCATTCAGCAATCGCGTCGCGCCTCGCCTCCGATTTGTCGGACCGAAGCAAGGAATAG